A single region of the Bacteroidota bacterium genome encodes:
- a CDS encoding DUF998 domain-containing protein yields the protein MKKNLQSVYCGIIAPIIFVLIFTIEGAFRDNYSPIKNFISELSLGERGWIQIVNFLIFGFLLFVFSFQLIIDFRKTKLSVAGPVLLLILSVCFFFSGPFVTDPNTIFADQKSIHGIIHGVLGGLVFLIIPISLWVFLKLFKKIAYLNPLKNVTLFFAITSTIFFICFTYVTKVPAAQNIFSNCNGLFQRFALIPFMVWVVYFAYFIKNKMSRYAWSPTIHPNSGLPTAKIKFDK from the coding sequence ATGAAAAAGAATCTACAATCTGTTTACTGTGGTATAATTGCCCCAATAATTTTTGTGTTAATTTTTACAATTGAAGGTGCTTTTCGCGATAATTATTCACCAATAAAAAATTTTATTAGCGAATTATCCCTCGGAGAAAGAGGTTGGATTCAAATTGTCAATTTTTTAATATTTGGCTTTTTATTGTTTGTATTTAGTTTTCAATTAATAATCGATTTTCGCAAAACCAAGTTATCGGTTGCAGGGCCGGTTTTGCTTTTGATTCTCTCCGTTTGTTTCTTTTTTTCCGGCCCGTTTGTAACCGACCCCAATACAATATTTGCAGATCAAAAAAGTATTCATGGGATAATCCATGGTGTTTTAGGAGGGTTAGTATTTTTAATTATTCCAATAAGTTTGTGGGTGTTTCTAAAACTATTCAAAAAAATAGCATATTTAAATCCATTAAAAAACGTAACCCTCTTTTTTGCTATAACTTCAACAATATTTTTTATCTGCTTTACCTATGTAACCAAAGTTCCTGCAGCGCAAAATATTTTTTCAAACTGTAATGGCCTGTTTCAACGCTTTGCATTAATTCCTTTTATGGTTTGGGTTGTTTATTTTGCCTACTTTATAAAAAATAAAATGTCCCGCTATGCATGGTCTCCGACCATACATCCGAACAGCGGCCTCCCGACCGCTAAAATTAAATTTGATAAATAA
- a CDS encoding RNA 2'-phosphotransferase: MQTNDTKISKFLSLVLRHQPELIGLQLDQNGWADVAVLIEKVNAHGIKIDQTILNHIVATNPKKRFAFNDTQDKIRASQGHSIEIELGYTNQQPPEILYHGTGEKSVASILQSGLEKRNRQHVHLSADITTAIKVGQRHGKPKIFKVFAQQMFNDNYIFYISDNGVWLTDNVPVRYLQINDE, encoded by the coding sequence ATGCAAACCAACGACACAAAAATCAGCAAATTTCTAAGCCTGGTTTTACGACATCAACCCGAATTAATCGGTCTTCAACTCGACCAAAATGGCTGGGCAGATGTAGCAGTATTAATTGAAAAAGTAAATGCGCATGGCATTAAAATCGACCAAACAATTTTAAACCATATTGTTGCAACAAATCCCAAAAAGCGATTTGCTTTTAACGATACACAAGATAAAATTCGTGCAAGTCAGGGCCATTCCATAGAAATAGAATTAGGATATACCAATCAGCAACCACCCGAAATATTATATCATGGAACAGGTGAAAAATCTGTCGCTTCAATTTTACAATCCGGCCTTGAAAAGCGCAACCGTCAACACGTCCATTTAAGCGCCGATATCACCACCGCCATCAAAGTCGGACAACGCCACGGAAAACCAAAAATATTCAAAGTGTTTGCCCAACAAATGTTCAACGACAACTACATTTTCTACATTTCAGACAACGGCGTATGGCTAACAGATAATGTGCCTGTCAGGTATTTACAAATTAATGATGAATAA
- a CDS encoding YcxB family protein produces MKLTVQITRQEYYEFTKYHFYHTQFKKNVISMVIMVAVLEIVLSLNGFNLFATIISVIGAGLFYYFAISRILKRAKNVPDNDGAILGENVYTFNEEQILFNSQNSEAVHRWQVIKSFKEAAKAYYLFMDSNMAIVIPKRVFSNPEEETEFKALVQRKLLSNLQTP; encoded by the coding sequence ATGAAATTAACTGTACAAATCACGCGTCAGGAGTATTATGAATTTACCAAGTACCATTTTTATCATACGCAGTTTAAAAAAAATGTAATATCAATGGTAATTATGGTTGCGGTACTCGAGATAGTATTAAGTCTAAATGGGTTTAATTTGTTTGCAACCATCATTTCAGTAATTGGTGCCGGCTTGTTTTATTATTTTGCAATTTCCAGAATTTTAAAAAGAGCTAAAAATGTTCCCGACAATGATGGAGCAATTTTGGGTGAAAATGTGTATACATTTAACGAAGAACAAATTCTGTTTAATTCCCAAAACTCAGAAGCTGTGCATCGCTGGCAGGTTATTAAAAGTTTCAAAGAAGCCGCCAAAGCATATTATTTGTTTATGGATTCCAACATGGCAATAGTAATCCCAAAACGCGTATTTAGCAACCCAGAGGAAGAAACTGAATTTAAAGCATTGGTTCAACGAAAATTACTATCAAATTTACAAACCCCATAA
- a CDS encoding aminopeptidase P family protein, producing MQKNNMSKVLQNLIEAEQKAEQLFDAISARNLITPGKTEQQLNTEIFNLANELFGIEKYWHKRIVRAGKNTLVPYDENPPDLTIQDDDILFLDFGPIFEEWEADFGRTFVIGNDPLKMKLKQDIEKAWYEAKNWYLQHNSLTGADFHAYICNLAKIYGWEYGGQLAGHLIGHFPHERLEPQNYGLYVHPGNPNDMFLPDANGNKRHWILEIHFIDREKEIGGFFEQLMV from the coding sequence ATGCAAAAAAACAATATGTCTAAAGTCCTCCAAAACCTGATTGAAGCTGAACAAAAAGCCGAACAACTTTTTGATGCAATATCAGCACGCAATTTAATTACCCCCGGTAAAACCGAACAACAATTAAATACCGAAATATTTAATCTCGCAAATGAATTATTCGGCATCGAAAAATATTGGCATAAACGAATTGTGCGCGCAGGAAAAAATACACTGGTTCCATATGATGAAAATCCACCTGATTTAACCATACAAGATGATGATATTTTATTTCTCGACTTCGGGCCCATTTTCGAAGAATGGGAAGCCGATTTTGGAAGAACATTTGTAATTGGTAATGACCCGCTGAAAATGAAATTAAAACAGGACATTGAAAAAGCATGGTATGAAGCTAAAAATTGGTATTTGCAACATAACAGTTTAACCGGCGCCGATTTTCATGCATACATCTGCAACCTCGCAAAAATATATGGCTGGGAATATGGCGGACAACTTGCAGGTCACCTTATCGGACATTTTCCGCATGAACGACTCGAACCTCAAAATTATGGTTTATACGTCCACCCCGGCAACCCAAACGATATGTTTTTACCCGATGCAAACGGCAACAAACGCCATTGGATTTTAGAAATCCATTTCATTGACCGGGAAAAAGAAATTGGCGGATTTTTTGAGCAATTGATGGTGTAA
- a CDS encoding MFS transporter — protein MQTTLTIQQRKNRILPALAENKLLRYFNFIALYFAQGVPEGMLALGIPAWMAMNGKTPGEISAFAIIIVLPWSFKFIAAPMMDRYTYLPMGRKRPWVLLGQLGLVLSCIYMAYVPDPLNNLNQLMIAAFFVSCFGAFQDIATDGMAVDLIPGDQQAKANGLMWGSKVIGLSVSLAACSLILNIYDFKTAMLTVAVAIGVIMLVPAFLRERNGEKLAPWSKGKPSSDTQNLQLNDWRAIFKSLFKVFTLRNSLLIALMLFICQGGSKYMGTLLPIFTVKELGWTNVEYSNYYASAKLIGGILGMVIGGILIDRYGKKKMINIYFFCFILFVSILSFSKVYWSDKSFILAFMIAQNIIFTLNCIAVYAVAMQCCWKKISASQFTLYMTIANMGQMTFATFIGPMTENFNWQISLLAFAGIIALAWFVLQFVNIDKQIEQVMHLEKSDLENEEHINRVL, from the coding sequence ATGCAAACAACTTTGACAATTCAGCAAAGGAAAAATAGGATTTTACCGGCGCTCGCTGAAAATAAATTACTGCGATATTTCAATTTTATAGCCTTGTATTTTGCTCAGGGTGTGCCTGAAGGAATGCTTGCTTTGGGTATACCTGCGTGGATGGCTATGAACGGGAAAACGCCTGGCGAAATTTCTGCATTTGCTATCATAATTGTTTTGCCATGGAGTTTTAAATTTATTGCGGCACCAATGATGGATCGATATACTTATTTACCGATGGGAAGAAAACGACCGTGGGTGCTTTTGGGGCAACTGGGTTTGGTGCTCAGTTGTATTTATATGGCGTATGTTCCGGATCCTTTAAACAACTTAAATCAATTAATGATAGCCGCATTTTTTGTTTCCTGCTTTGGTGCTTTTCAGGATATTGCTACGGATGGCATGGCAGTTGATTTAATTCCGGGAGACCAACAGGCAAAAGCCAATGGTTTAATGTGGGGTTCAAAAGTGATTGGCTTATCGGTTTCACTTGCAGCATGTAGTTTAATTTTAAATATATATGACTTTAAGACTGCAATGCTTACAGTGGCAGTTGCAATCGGAGTTATCATGTTAGTTCCTGCATTTTTAAGGGAAAGAAATGGTGAAAAATTAGCCCCATGGTCAAAAGGTAAACCTTCATCGGATACGCAAAATTTGCAACTGAATGACTGGCGGGCCATTTTCAAATCTTTATTTAAAGTATTTACATTACGTAATTCTTTACTCATTGCCTTGATGTTATTTATTTGTCAGGGAGGTTCAAAATATATGGGCACTTTACTTCCTATTTTTACTGTTAAAGAATTGGGGTGGACAAATGTTGAATATTCTAATTATTACGCTTCTGCAAAACTCATTGGTGGAATTTTGGGAATGGTCATTGGCGGAATTCTTATAGATAGATATGGCAAAAAGAAAATGATCAATATTTACTTTTTTTGTTTTATACTTTTCGTTTCCATTTTATCATTTTCTAAAGTGTATTGGTCAGATAAAAGTTTTATATTGGCTTTTATGATTGCACAAAATATAATTTTTACGTTAAACTGTATAGCCGTTTATGCTGTTGCTATGCAATGCTGCTGGAAAAAGATTTCAGCGAGCCAGTTTACATTATATATGACTATTGCCAATATGGGGCAAATGACATTTGCTACATTTATAGGACCAATGACAGAAAATTTTAACTGGCAAATTTCACTACTTGCATTCGCAGGTATTATTGCATTAGCGTGGTTTGTGCTACAATTTGTAAACATTGATAAACAAATAGAGCAGGTAATGCACCTTGAAAAAAGCGATTTGGAAAACGAAGAGCACATTAATCGGGTATTATAA